A portion of the Halobacterium zhouii genome contains these proteins:
- a CDS encoding winged helix-turn-helix domain-containing protein yields MSEDWEEIGYVISSRYRVAVLRRLGESPATPSQIAKDADLAITHISRSLSELREKSVVELLVPEERTKGRVYGITDKGERIWQEIQSQNLV; encoded by the coding sequence ATGAGCGAAGACTGGGAGGAGATCGGGTACGTCATCAGCTCCCGATACCGGGTGGCGGTGCTCCGCCGACTCGGTGAGAGCCCGGCGACCCCCTCGCAGATCGCGAAGGACGCCGATCTCGCCATCACGCACATATCGCGGTCGCTCTCCGAGCTCAGGGAGAAGTCCGTCGTCGAATTGCTCGTTCCGGAGGAACGAACCAAAGGCCGCGTCTACGGCATCACCGACAAGGGTGAACGCATCTGGCAGGAGATCCAGTCCCAGAACCTCGTGTAG